From the genome of Haloarchaeobius salinus:
GATTGTACAGCGAGACCGCGAACAGAAAGTAGAACAACCGCACCGAGAACGTCGGCGACGACGTCCGCGCCAGGAAGTCGCCGATCTGCCGATACGACGTTTCGATTCCCCAGCGGCGGCGGAACGCCGCCGCGTACGCTCTCGCGGTCTCACTTTCTACGTCGATGTTCGTGACGAACCAGACGTGCTCATCCTCGTTCGTTCGATGAGGGACGGCGAAAACGGTGACGTCGACCGACGCTGTTGGTGGGCGCTTTCGCTGCATCTGGTAGGCATCGACGACCGTCTCAGCGCCGGCGCTGAGACGGCCTTTCATCCCCGGACTCGGTCGCGCTCGCACGATGAAGTCGATGTTTAGTCGGTCTAGCTCTTTAACGACGTGAACCTGGTAGAAGCCCCGATCGAGGTAGACGTGTCTGATCGAGACGTACCGCCGCGCTTCGAGGATGAGTGAGCGAACGGCTTCCTGCTTCGCACGGAAGTCGTTCGCCTCCATCGGGAGCACAGCGAGCGTGAATCGAACGCCGGGAGCGACGATACACAGCGTCGCAAAGCAGTACGCTCGGTTCGTTCCGAGATCAGGATAGGTGATGAGGACGTGCTCGGTGTCGGCTGAGCCGTAGAACCGCCACTGGTGAAGATCGATCGCGACGTCAACCCGAGGAGGAAGCAACCGGAGTGACCGAAGCGTCTGAAAGAGGCGGTCGCGGACGCCATCGAACTGGACATCGATGGCGTCCACGTCGAGCTGTCGAAGATGATAGAGCAGCGACTTCGCAAGCGGATTCCGAGCCGTCGACGTAATGTCG
Proteins encoded in this window:
- a CDS encoding transposase: MVETAEATQVCRAASTLVYPALEFDRKPCGTYTREDFLEVLSRIAFDQEFANTGGKTVQLDRSDPVDITSTARNPLAKSLLYHLRQLDVDAIDVQFDGVRDRLFQTLRSLRLLPPRVDVAIDLHQWRFYGSADTEHVLITYPDLGTNRAYCFATLCIVAPGVRFTLAVLPMEANDFRAKQEAVRSLILEARRYVSIRHVYLDRGFYQVHVVKELDRLNIDFIVRARPSPGMKGRLSAGAETVVDAYQMQRKRPPTASVDVTVFAVPHRTNEDEHVWFVTNIDVESETARAYAAAFRRRWGIETSYRQIGDFLARTSSPTFSVRLFYFLFAVSLYNLWVLANVLVSGGSIPRKPQISTRIFRTLVIAQGYG